A region of the Pirellulales bacterium genome:
CGCTGGCGGCCCACCGGCGATTGTTTCGGTCGGGCTATGTAGGGCACGGGCAAGTCCAGGCCTGCGCCTTCGGCGTGGAACAAGCCGAGCTGCAGCTTGACATTGCCCGGCGGGCCAAGACCGTGCTGGAAGATTACAACCGCCCCAAAATGACGCAAGAGATCGAGACGCGGCTGGCGACGGCCGCGGCACTGGTCCGCTCGACGACCGCCGAGTTCGAGTTGGCACAGAAGCAGTTGGCCCGCTATCACCAGCAGATCGACCACTGCACCGTGCGGGCACCGCACAGCGGACTGGCGATCTATGCCAACGACCCCCGCCGCTCCAGCAGCGACGGTCCCCAGATCGAGGCGGGCGTGTTCGTGCGCCAGCGGCAGGCGGTGCTGTGGTTGCCCGACTTGGCGACGATGCAGGCGCGAGTGCTGGTTCACGAGTCTTCGGTGTTGCGACTGCGGCCGGGGCAGCGGGCCGCGGTGCGTGTGCGCGGCCGCGAGTTTCCGGCGACGGTCACCCAGATCTCCAACCAGCCGTTCCCGATGCGCAGCAGCCAGCAGCACCTGAAATACTTTGTCGTCGTGGCGAAGATTGAAGAGCCGTCGCCCGGCTTGCGGCCCGGCGAGAGCGCCGACGTGGCACTGTTGCTCGACTACCGGCCCGACGTGCTCCGCGCGCCGTTGGAGACCGTGGTCAAGGAGCGCGACGGCGCGTTCGTGTGGGTCGAACACGACGGCACGCTTGAACCGCGGCGCGTCGAGCTGGGGACCTGCGGTGACGACGGCATGGCGGAAATCCGCCGCGGCGCCAGCGAGGGCGAACAAGTCGTGGTCAACCCCCGCGACACGCTTCCGGAAATGGGCATCGAGGTCGATTCGCCCTCCGAGCGCGGGCCGGACCGCTTCCGCCCGAAGCAGCACGTCACTACGGCGTCCCACGCGCAGCACACCGGCGGGAATGCCGCCGGGGGATAAAGGGGAGAGAGCGGAGGAAGACGAATGGCTAAACTACAGATCGCCGTCGCGGGCACTGGGAGCACGCGTCTCCGCTCGAGCGACAACTCGACCACTTCCGCGCCATGATCCGCAGCGAATCGCAACCGTTGGTGACGGCGCAAGATGCCGTGCAGAATCGCCGCGTCGCTGCGGCGATCATCAAGGCAGCGAAGAGCGGCAACGCCGTCATCACGTCCTGAGATACTCAGGTGATCTCCAGAATGACTTTCAGACAACCATTGAGCTTGACCAACATTGCCGACGACAGCTTACCAATGACGGCGGAGACCCGGTCTTCGCTGATGGTGGCCAGTTGCAGGCAGGTTGCGAGAGAATCTTGAGCCAGTCCAGTGGCTTGGCCTTCTGGAGTCGTTATCTCAATCAGGAGATTCGCCGCGTCCGCGGCGCGGCTTAGGTTGCTGGTGATCTCGGCGACAATGATGTGCCGCTCACTTTGGTTGTACTTATCCGCCTGGATGACGACAGCCGGCCGCTTCTTGCCTCGGCCACCGGCCGCGTGCGGGACTCGTGTGAGGATGACGTCGCCGCGCTGGACCTTCATCGGTGGTCGTCCTGATAAGGTTCCATCCCTTCCCAGCCCAGGGCCTCAAGCGTCTCAGCCCGCAGCAGATCTCTTTCCTCGTCCGACCAGGCACCCGCGTCATAAGCGGCCAGTTGGGCGTACTGTTCCTCGGGCAGCAGGACGAAACGCTGCTGCGTCTTGGGATTGACCAGTCGGGGAGGACTGGTCTGCGCCTGCTCCAATGCACACACTTGCTGCTCGGTCAACTCGATCATGACAATCTCCTTCGTTCGATCGGACTCACGCGATCCACAGATCACGACAAGCCTGTTCGTACCTCCTCCCCGGCAGATTATATCATACCGATTGCCCTCAGATACTCTGAGGACGGCGACTTTTAGTCAGCGCGTTTCAAGCGATTCAGAGTCTTGTAACCCTCGTGCCGGAAGGCTTGCGCTGTGGGCTCGTAACCGACCCCGTCGTTGGTCTCTCTCGGTCTCTCCCTCCTCCGCAAAGCGGGCCGGCGAAGCGCAAAGCTCGCCGGCCCACCGCATGCTCGTCGGTCCGACTTTGCCAGGCGCGATTAGAACAACTCTTTGATCACGCGGCCGGAGTTGGCGATCTTCATCGGGCGGTTGTTCTTGCTGGTGAAGGTCTTTTCCAGCGAGACGCCCAGGGCCTTCAATACCGAGGCCATCACGTCTTCCGAGGTGTACGGCTCGGTCGTGACTGCGGTGCCGTCTTCGTTGGTGGCGCCGATGGCCTGCCCGCCCTTCATGCCGGCGCCGCCCACCACCACGCTCCAGCTCCGCGCCCAGTGGTCGCGGCCGGCGGTGCCGTTGATCCGCGGCGTGCGGCTGAACTCGCCCATCCACACGATCGCCGTGTCTTGCAGCATGCCGCGCTGATCGAGGTCTTCGATCAAGGCGCTCATCGGCCGGTCGAGCTGCGGCAGCTTGTTCTCGAACGTGGTGAAGATGTTCTGGTGGTTGTCCCAGCCGCCGAAGTCGACTTCGACGAACGACACGCCTTCTTCCACCAGGCGGCGGGCCATCAAGCAGCCACGGGCAAAACCCGGATTGGCCATGCCCATGCCGCGGCCAGCCGGGGCGCCGATCACGCCGTACCGCTCCAGCACTTCCTTCGGCTCCTTGTCGGTCTTGAAGGCCGCCATCTGCTGGCTGGTCATCAGCGAGATGGTCTTCTCCAGGATCTTCTTGTGGTCGTTCGGTTCGTCGCCGCGACTCTGCTTGGCGAAGTTCTCTTCGATGGTCCGCAAGGTCAGCAGCCGCTGCTCGAGGCGGGCCTGATCGAGATCGAACTTCAAGTTGCGCACGTCGCCATTGGTGTCGACCACGAACGGCGCGTAGGTCATGCCCAAGAAGCCCGGCCCCACGCTGGCGCCGCCGATCGAGACGAACGGCGGAATCTGCAGGTCGGGCACCTGATCGGCCAGCTCATGGGCCACCACCGCGCCGTAGCTGGGGTGATCGACCGTGGTGCTGGGCACATAGCCGGTGTGCATGTAGTAGCGGCCGCGGTTGTGATCGGCCTCGCGCGTGCTCATGGAGCGGACCACGGCCACGTGCTTCATCTGCTGGGCCATCAGCGGCATGTGCTCGCAGATCCGCAGGTCGCCGGTGGTGTCGATCGGCGTGAACTTCCCGCCGGTGTTGGTGCCCGGCTTCAGATCCCAGATGTCCATCGTGCTCGGTCCGCCGCTCATCCACAGCAGGATGCACGCTTTGTGCTTCTTCTTCAACTCCGCGGCGCTGGCGGCCAGGGCGTTGGTGAAGTTGATGGCGGGCAAGGCCAGGGCCGACGCGCCGGCCAGGTGTTGCATGAAATGCCGGCGGCTCATGCCGGCGGGCGTGACGGACGTTCGGAACATGGCTCTTCTCCTGGGAGGGGTGTTTTGCTGGGTGGCGGCCCAGCCGTCATTATAGCGGCGGCTGCGGTCGTTGCCCAACGAATTACAGGTCTTTGGTTTTTGGGTTTCATAGGGTGGGACCAGCGAGCTTGCGAGCGCCGGCCCACCGATAGTGACGTCGTTTACGGTGGGCCGGCGCTCGCAAGCTCGCTGGTCCCACCCACCTAGTGATTCAAGATAAACTCATTGCTATTCAAAAGTGCCCACCATATATCTTCCAGCGCGGTGGTGGTGTTGCCGGACTGCGCGGTCAACAGGCTGTTGGCCACCTGCACCTCGCCGCGCGAAGGACGCCGGGCCAATGCCGCCAGATACAACTCATTGAGCGCACGCTCGGCCTTGGGCGAAAGCTGCGACAAGAAGCTGCCGGTCTCGCCGCGGGTGGCTTTGCGTGTCAATTCGCCGTTCATCATCACCAAGGTCTGGGCGATGGTGCCGTCGAACGTGGTCGCTTCGTCGTTCTCGTCGGTGCCGAAGGCGATGGCAAACTGCTCCAGCCAGCGGTCTTTCAGGCGTTGCTGCTCTTCATAACCGGCCTGCGTGCGGTCCGCCCCAGTCGCCACCAGCAGCGACTCGTAAAGCTGCTCGGCCGACATCTGCCGCAGGTAAAAATGACTAAACAGCGGCGGCGCGCCCATCGTCGGGTCGTCGGCCGCGTTGCCCAGCTTCGGGCCGAACTTGCTCGACAGGGCGTAGGCGTCGCTGAGCACGATCCAACGCATCAGCCGCTTCAGGTCGTAACCGTGCCCGGCGAATTCTTCGCCCAGCCGGGCCAGCAGCTCCGGGTGCGAAGGCGGATTGTGCGGACCCAGATCGTCGACCGGCTTGGTGAACCCGTACCCCAGAAAATGCGCCCACAGACGATTGACGATCGCCGCCTTCAACTCGTTCGAGCGGCTCACCAGCCGGGCCAGCTCGCGGCGGCGATCGACGACCGACACCAGCCCGTTGGGATCGATCTTCGTGCCGTCGATGAACGTCGGATAGGCCACTTGCAAGATGCCGTTGCGCAGCTCGAAGT
Encoded here:
- a CDS encoding HlyD family efflux transporter periplasmic adaptor subunit; this translates as MAVAPTVPAGVVFRLWRCCAVMGVAVAALACALPLLRRPPADLPEMTVVHRGDVVATLDVEGNVESAHNFDITCRVKGGSTILWIVPDGTHVNQGDELVRFDSSAIEDLLSQQAIVVEQARAAQIAAEHELSAARLALPEYVQGTFVELNQQADAAIATAGHNLRLAQQTLAAHRRLFRSGYVGHGQVQACAFGVEQAELQLDIARRAKTVLEDYNRPKMTQEIETRLATAAALVRSTTAEFELAQKQLARYHQQIDHCTVRAPHSGLAIYANDPRRSSSDGPQIEAGVFVRQRQAVLWLPDLATMQARVLVHESSVLRLRPGQRAAVRVRGREFPATVTQISNQPFPMRSSQQHLKYFVVVAKIEEPSPGLRPGESADVALLLDYRPDVLRAPLETVVKERDGAFVWVEHDGTLEPRRVELGTCGDDGMAEIRRGASEGEQVVVNPRDTLPEMGIEVDSPSERGPDRFRPKQHVTTASHAQHTGGNAAGG
- a CDS encoding type II toxin-antitoxin system PemK/MazF family toxin, with the translated sequence MKVQRGDVILTRVPHAAGGRGKKRPAVVIQADKYNQSERHIIVAEITSNLSRAADAANLLIEITTPEGQATGLAQDSLATCLQLATISEDRVSAVIGKLSSAMLVKLNGCLKVILEIT
- a CDS encoding DUF1501 domain-containing protein: MFRTSVTPAGMSRRHFMQHLAGASALALPAINFTNALAASAAELKKKHKACILLWMSGGPSTMDIWDLKPGTNTGGKFTPIDTTGDLRICEHMPLMAQQMKHVAVVRSMSTREADHNRGRYYMHTGYVPSTTVDHPSYGAVVAHELADQVPDLQIPPFVSIGGASVGPGFLGMTYAPFVVDTNGDVRNLKFDLDQARLEQRLLTLRTIEENFAKQSRGDEPNDHKKILEKTISLMTSQQMAAFKTDKEPKEVLERYGVIGAPAGRGMGMANPGFARGCLMARRLVEEGVSFVEVDFGGWDNHQNIFTTFENKLPQLDRPMSALIEDLDQRGMLQDTAIVWMGEFSRTPRINGTAGRDHWARSWSVVVGGAGMKGGQAIGATNEDGTAVTTEPYTSEDVMASVLKALGVSLEKTFTSKNNRPMKIANSGRVIKELF